Proteins co-encoded in one Kocuria flava genomic window:
- a CDS encoding M16 family metallopeptidase: protein MTAVELPLEAGGRAPGSTPGPGARLSAVPPTGFTHTLHEGEGGSAVRRTVLPCGTRVLTERMPGQRAVTVGFWVGVGSRDEQPGRLGSTHFLEHLLFKGTARRSALQIAEAFDEVGGESNAATAKEHTCYYARVLAEDLPMAVDVITDMVASAVLDPEELERERGVILEELAMDKDDPEDVAFEEFTQRVLGEHPLGRPIGGTPEEILAVPRDAVVEHYRRHYRPEALVVTAAGGLEHEVVVALVAEALERAGWDPSRPAAPVPRRERTPALLAPAWGEHVLDRPVEQANVVVGRPGIVAGDDRRFAMTVLNAALGGGMSSRLFQEIRERRGLAYSTFSFSGAYSDAGYFGMYAGCLPARTGEVVALMTGELEKLAAHGPAPEELRKVVGQLGGGTVLALEDTGSRMSRLGSAELKAGEFLDLDESLRRVRAVTAEQVRELAAELAEGPVVTTVVAPARP, encoded by the coding sequence ATGACGGCAGTCGAGCTGCCGCTGGAGGCGGGCGGCCGCGCCCCGGGGTCCACCCCCGGGCCGGGCGCCCGCCTCTCGGCGGTTCCCCCCACCGGATTCACCCACACCCTCCACGAGGGGGAGGGCGGCAGCGCCGTCCGGCGCACGGTGCTGCCGTGCGGGACCCGCGTGCTCACCGAGCGGATGCCCGGCCAGCGGGCGGTGACCGTCGGCTTCTGGGTGGGCGTGGGCTCGCGCGACGAGCAGCCCGGCCGCCTGGGCTCGACGCACTTCCTCGAGCACCTGCTGTTCAAGGGCACCGCCCGCCGCTCGGCCCTGCAGATCGCCGAGGCCTTCGACGAGGTCGGCGGGGAGTCCAACGCGGCCACCGCCAAGGAGCACACGTGCTACTACGCCCGCGTGCTCGCCGAGGACCTGCCGATGGCGGTCGACGTCATCACCGACATGGTCGCCTCCGCCGTGCTCGACCCCGAGGAGCTCGAGCGCGAGCGCGGGGTGATCCTGGAGGAGCTGGCGATGGACAAGGACGACCCCGAGGACGTCGCCTTCGAGGAGTTCACCCAGCGCGTGCTGGGGGAGCACCCGCTGGGCCGGCCCATCGGCGGGACCCCCGAGGAGATCCTCGCCGTGCCCCGCGACGCCGTCGTCGAGCACTACCGGCGCCACTACCGGCCCGAGGCCCTCGTGGTGACGGCGGCCGGCGGGCTCGAGCACGAGGTGGTCGTGGCGCTCGTGGCCGAGGCCCTCGAGCGCGCCGGCTGGGACCCCTCCCGCCCGGCCGCGCCCGTGCCCCGGCGCGAGCGCACCCCGGCGCTGCTGGCCCCGGCCTGGGGCGAGCACGTCCTGGACCGGCCCGTCGAGCAGGCCAACGTCGTCGTGGGCCGGCCCGGGATCGTCGCCGGCGACGACCGGCGCTTCGCGATGACCGTGCTCAACGCCGCCCTGGGCGGGGGGATGTCCTCCCGGCTGTTCCAGGAGATCCGGGAGCGGCGCGGACTGGCCTACAGCACCTTCTCCTTCTCCGGGGCCTACTCCGACGCGGGCTACTTCGGCATGTACGCCGGGTGCCTGCCCGCCCGCACGGGCGAGGTCGTGGCGCTGATGACGGGCGAGCTCGAGAAGCTCGCCGCGCACGGGCCGGCCCCCGAGGAGCTGCGCAAGGTCGTCGGCCAGCTCGGCGGCGGCACGGTCCTGGCGCTGGAGGACACCGGCTCGCGGATGTCGCGGCTGGGCTCGGCCGAGCTGAAGGCGGGGGAGTTCCTGGACCTCGACGAGTCGCTGCGGCGCGTGCGCGCCGTCACCGCCGAGCAGGTCCGCGAGCTCGCCGCCGAGCTGGCCGAGGGCCCCGTGGTCACCACCGTCGTGGCGCCGGCGCGCCCGTGA
- a CDS encoding ribonuclease J, with protein MTRFTADLSAPPALGKDVLRVVPLGGLGEVGRNMTVFEINGQLLVVDCGVLFPEETQPGVDLILPDLNHIVDRLDDVVAVVLTHGHEDHIGAVPYLLKRRPDIPVIGSQLTLALIEAKLQEHRIKPYTMAVREGQVEHLGEFECEFVAVNHSIPDALAVFLRTKAGTVLHTGDFKMDQLPLDGRITDLRHFARLGEEGVDLFLTDSTNAEVPGFTPTEKHIGPVLADVIGRAPKRVVVASFSSHVHRVQQVLDAAAEHGRKVVFMGRSMIRNMTIAEKLGYLEVPPNTLIDQKRLDDHPDSKVVIMCTGSQGEPMAALSRMANGDHKVQLDEGDTVILASSLIPGNENSVFRIINGLMRLGAHVVHKSNAKVHVSGHAAAGELLYCYNIVEPEYVMPVHGEVRHLIANGKLAEETGVPTDHVLYAVNGTVVDMAGGQVRVTGQVECGDVYVDGSSVGEITDADLKDRLILSEEGFISVITVVNRDTGKVVTGPDVHARGVAEDDRVFDDIKVKIAAALEDALSHTGKNHTTQQLQQVVRRTIGAWVSRKLRRKPMIVPVVIEV; from the coding sequence ATGACCCGATTCACCGCCGACCTCTCCGCGCCCCCCGCGCTCGGCAAGGACGTCCTGCGCGTCGTCCCGCTGGGCGGGCTGGGCGAGGTGGGGCGGAACATGACCGTGTTCGAGATCAACGGGCAGCTGCTCGTGGTCGACTGCGGCGTCCTCTTCCCCGAGGAGACCCAGCCCGGCGTCGACCTGATCCTGCCCGACCTCAACCACATCGTCGACCGGCTCGACGACGTCGTGGCCGTGGTCCTGACCCACGGCCACGAGGACCACATCGGCGCGGTGCCGTACCTGCTCAAGCGCCGCCCCGACATCCCCGTGATCGGTTCCCAGCTGACCCTCGCGCTGATCGAGGCGAAGCTGCAGGAGCACCGCATCAAGCCCTACACCATGGCGGTGCGCGAGGGGCAGGTGGAGCACCTGGGCGAGTTCGAGTGCGAGTTCGTCGCCGTGAACCACTCCATCCCGGACGCCCTGGCCGTGTTCCTGCGCACGAAGGCCGGCACGGTGCTGCACACCGGCGACTTCAAGATGGACCAGCTGCCCCTGGACGGGCGGATCACGGACCTGCGCCACTTCGCCCGGCTGGGCGAGGAGGGCGTGGACCTGTTCCTCACCGACTCCACCAACGCCGAGGTCCCCGGCTTCACCCCCACGGAGAAGCACATCGGCCCGGTGCTCGCCGACGTCATCGGCCGCGCCCCCAAGCGCGTGGTCGTGGCCTCGTTCTCCTCGCACGTCCACCGCGTGCAGCAGGTCCTCGACGCCGCCGCCGAGCACGGGCGCAAGGTCGTGTTCATGGGCCGGTCGATGATCCGCAACATGACCATCGCCGAGAAGCTGGGCTACCTCGAGGTCCCGCCGAACACCCTGATCGACCAGAAGCGCCTCGACGACCACCCCGACTCCAAGGTCGTCATCATGTGCACCGGCTCCCAGGGCGAGCCGATGGCCGCCCTGTCCCGGATGGCCAACGGCGACCACAAGGTCCAGCTCGACGAGGGCGACACCGTGATCCTCGCGTCGTCGCTGATCCCCGGCAACGAGAACTCCGTGTTCCGGATCATCAACGGGCTCATGCGCCTGGGCGCCCACGTCGTGCACAAGAGCAACGCCAAGGTGCACGTCTCCGGCCACGCCGCCGCCGGCGAGCTGCTGTACTGCTACAACATCGTCGAGCCCGAGTACGTCATGCCCGTCCACGGCGAGGTGCGCCACCTGATCGCCAACGGCAAGCTGGCCGAGGAGACCGGTGTGCCCACCGACCACGTGCTGTACGCGGTCAACGGCACCGTCGTCGACATGGCCGGCGGGCAGGTCCGGGTCACCGGGCAGGTCGAGTGCGGCGACGTCTACGTGGACGGCTCCTCGGTGGGGGAGATCACCGACGCCGACCTCAAGGACCGGCTGATCCTCTCGGAGGAGGGGTTCATCTCCGTCATCACGGTCGTCAACCGGGACACCGGCAAGGTCGTCACCGGCCCCGACGTCCACGCCCGCGGCGTGGCCGAGGACGACCGGGTCTTCGACGACATCAAGGTCAAGATCGCCGCGGCCCTCGAGGACGCGCTCTCCCACACCGGCAAGAACCACACGACCCAGCAGCTCCAGCAGGTGGTGCGCCGCACGATCGGGGCCTGGGTCTCCCGCAAGCTGCGGCGCAAGCCGATGATCGTGCCCGTCGTCATCGAGGTCTGA
- a CDS encoding aldo/keto reductase: MRDGRRIPVIGLGTYPMDDAQAEADVAEALMRGWRMVDTAVNYGNETGVGRGIAASGVPRSEVFVTTKLPGRDHGTDSVRRSLEGSLRRLGTDHADLYLIHWPNPSVDRYVESWRTMLRLRDEGLVRSVGVSNFTPAHIRRLVAETGETPAVNQVELHPQYQQERLRAFHEEHRIITQAWSPLGRKTDILQHPWIERIARRTGRTPAQVVLRWHLQSHTVPIPKTSDPQRMAENLDVLDWELDEEQMHRMRLLHTGLSASGYDPDEHEEM, translated from the coding sequence ATGCGGGACGGCCGGCGCATCCCGGTGATCGGGCTGGGCACCTACCCCATGGACGACGCGCAGGCCGAGGCGGACGTCGCCGAGGCCCTGATGCGCGGCTGGCGGATGGTGGACACGGCCGTGAACTACGGCAACGAGACGGGCGTGGGCCGCGGGATCGCCGCCTCGGGCGTCCCGCGCTCGGAGGTGTTCGTCACCACCAAGCTGCCGGGCCGCGACCACGGCACGGACTCGGTGCGCCGCTCCCTCGAGGGGTCGCTGCGGCGGCTGGGCACCGACCACGCGGACCTCTACCTCATCCACTGGCCCAACCCCTCCGTGGACCGCTACGTCGAGTCGTGGCGGACGATGCTGCGGCTGCGCGACGAGGGCCTCGTGCGCTCGGTGGGGGTGTCGAACTTCACGCCCGCCCACATCCGCCGGCTCGTGGCGGAGACCGGGGAGACCCCGGCGGTGAACCAGGTCGAGCTGCACCCGCAGTACCAGCAGGAGCGGCTGCGGGCCTTCCACGAGGAGCACCGGATCATCACCCAGGCGTGGTCGCCGCTGGGGCGCAAGACGGACATCCTGCAGCACCCGTGGATCGAGCGGATCGCCCGGCGGACCGGGCGCACCCCGGCGCAGGTGGTGCTGCGCTGGCACCTGCAGTCGCACACCGTCCCGATCCCCAAGACCTCGGACCCGCAGCGGATGGCGGAGAACCTCGACGTGCTCGACTGGGAGCTGGACGAGGAGCAGATGCACCGGATGCGGCTGCTGCACACGGGCCTGAGCGCCTCCGGCTACGACCCGGACGAGCACGAGGAGATGTGA
- a CDS encoding polyribonucleotide nucleotidyltransferase, translated as MEGPEIQYAEAVIDNGSYGKRTVRFETGRLAKQAAGAALVTIDEDTTLLSATTVGKSPREGFDFFPLTVDVEERMYAAGRIPGSFFRREGRPSTDAILTCRLIDRPLRPAFGKGIRNEVQVVVTVLSINPDEIYNTVAINAASMSTSLSGMPFQGPIGGVRMALMAGPGGTHQWVAFPKHSQLENAVFDMAVAGRVVTGADGTEDVAIMMVEAEATDNSWELIKADGAVAPTEELVAEGLEAAKPFIKALCDAQADLKARAARPALELPRFGGFGDDVRDAVAQAAGTRLAEVYSIAGKQEREAATDELHHAVLAELTGEGRPFADRKDEVNGAYQALTKHTVRQRILTEQVRIDGRGLTDIRQLTAEVEVLPRVHGSAIFERGETQIMGVTTLNMLKMEQQIDSLSPVKTKRYVHHYNFPPYSTGETGRVGSPKRREIGHGALAERAITPVLPSREEFPYAIRQVSEALGSNGSTSMGSVCASTLSLLNAGVPLRAPVAGIAMGLVSDEVDGETRYAALTDILGAEDALGDMDFKVAGTAEFVTAIQLDTKLDGIPSSVLDAALTQAREARLHILEVMTGAISEPDEMSEFAPRVISVTVPVSKIGEVIGPKGKMINQIQEDTGTDISIEDDGTVYIGATDGPSAEAARAAINAIANPQVPEVGERYLGTVVKTTAFGAFVSLTPGKDGLLHISELRKLNEGKRVTDVEDVLGVGQKVQVEITKVDDRGKLSLAPVVAEEPGEAAEAEPADQD; from the coding sequence GTGGAGGGTCCCGAGATCCAGTACGCCGAGGCCGTCATCGACAACGGCTCCTACGGGAAGCGCACCGTGCGCTTCGAGACCGGCCGGCTCGCCAAGCAGGCCGCCGGCGCCGCCCTCGTCACCATCGACGAGGACACCACCCTGCTCTCCGCCACCACGGTGGGCAAGTCCCCGCGCGAGGGCTTCGACTTCTTCCCCCTGACGGTGGACGTCGAGGAGCGCATGTACGCCGCCGGGCGCATCCCCGGCTCCTTCTTCCGCCGCGAGGGCCGCCCCTCCACGGACGCGATCCTCACCTGCCGGCTGATCGACCGCCCGCTGCGCCCCGCCTTCGGCAAGGGCATCCGCAACGAGGTCCAGGTCGTCGTCACGGTCCTGTCCATCAACCCGGACGAGATCTACAACACCGTGGCGATCAACGCCGCCTCGATGTCCACCTCGCTGTCCGGGATGCCCTTCCAGGGCCCCATCGGCGGCGTGCGCATGGCCCTGATGGCCGGCCCGGGCGGGACCCACCAGTGGGTGGCCTTCCCGAAGCACTCCCAGCTCGAGAACGCCGTGTTCGACATGGCCGTGGCCGGGCGCGTGGTGACCGGCGCCGACGGCACCGAGGACGTCGCGATCATGATGGTCGAGGCCGAGGCCACCGACAACTCCTGGGAGCTGATCAAGGCCGACGGCGCCGTGGCCCCCACCGAGGAGCTCGTGGCCGAGGGCCTCGAGGCCGCCAAGCCCTTCATCAAGGCCCTGTGCGACGCCCAGGCCGACCTCAAGGCGCGGGCCGCCCGGCCCGCCCTCGAGCTGCCCCGCTTCGGCGGCTTCGGCGACGACGTCCGCGACGCCGTGGCGCAGGCCGCCGGCACCCGGCTGGCGGAGGTCTACTCGATCGCCGGCAAGCAGGAGCGCGAGGCCGCCACCGACGAGCTGCACCACGCCGTGCTCGCCGAGCTCACCGGCGAGGGCAGGCCCTTCGCCGACCGCAAGGACGAGGTCAACGGCGCCTACCAGGCCCTGACCAAGCACACCGTGCGCCAGCGGATCCTCACCGAGCAGGTGCGCATCGACGGCCGCGGGCTGACGGACATCCGCCAGCTCACCGCCGAGGTCGAGGTCCTCCCGCGGGTGCACGGCTCGGCGATCTTCGAGCGCGGCGAGACCCAGATCATGGGCGTGACCACGCTGAACATGCTCAAGATGGAGCAGCAGATCGACTCGCTGTCCCCGGTGAAGACCAAGCGCTACGTCCACCACTACAACTTCCCGCCGTACTCCACCGGCGAGACCGGCCGCGTGGGCTCGCCCAAGCGCCGCGAGATCGGCCACGGCGCCCTGGCCGAGCGGGCCATCACCCCGGTGCTGCCCTCCCGCGAGGAGTTCCCCTACGCGATCCGCCAGGTCTCCGAGGCGCTGGGCTCCAACGGCTCCACGTCGATGGGCTCCGTGTGCGCCTCGACCCTGTCGCTGCTCAACGCCGGCGTGCCCCTGCGCGCCCCGGTCGCCGGCATCGCCATGGGCCTGGTCTCGGACGAGGTCGACGGCGAGACCCGCTACGCCGCCCTGACCGACATCCTCGGCGCCGAGGACGCCCTCGGCGACATGGACTTCAAGGTCGCCGGCACCGCCGAGTTCGTCACCGCCATCCAGCTCGACACCAAGCTCGACGGGATCCCCTCCTCCGTGCTGGACGCCGCGCTGACCCAGGCCCGCGAGGCCCGCCTGCACATCCTCGAGGTGATGACCGGCGCGATCAGCGAGCCCGACGAGATGAGCGAGTTCGCCCCGCGCGTGATCTCCGTGACCGTGCCCGTCTCCAAGATCGGCGAGGTCATCGGCCCCAAGGGCAAGATGATCAACCAGATCCAGGAGGACACCGGCACCGACATCTCCATCGAGGACGACGGCACCGTCTACATCGGCGCGACCGACGGCCCCTCCGCCGAGGCGGCCCGGGCGGCGATCAACGCGATCGCCAACCCGCAGGTCCCCGAGGTCGGCGAGCGCTACCTGGGCACCGTGGTCAAGACCACCGCCTTCGGCGCGTTCGTGTCGCTGACCCCGGGCAAGGACGGGCTGCTGCACATCTCGGAGCTGCGCAAGCTCAACGAGGGCAAGCGCGTCACCGACGTCGAGGACGTCCTCGGCGTGGGCCAGAAGGTCCAGGTGGAGATCACCAAGGTCGACGACCGCGGCAAGCTCTCCCTCGCCCCCGTCGTGGCCGAGGAGCCGGGGGAGGCCGCCGAGGCCGAGCCCGCCGACCAGGACTGA
- a CDS encoding bifunctional riboflavin kinase/FAD synthetase: MFRWRKLTDVPPGTGPSVVTIGNFDGVHRGHQQVMRRLVATARERGWSSVVVTFDPHPAQVHRPGAHPGLIMGTEDKLDALEDTGVDAVLVLEYTPELAAQTTEEFVLGALVGPLGARCLVVGSDTRLGRDNTGNVDTLRALGRRHGFEVVVVDDLLDPAPEADAHAPEAVAGRRCSSTWIRSCLQAGDVRAAARLLGRNHRVRGEVVHGAARGRELGYPTANLAPDAVGFVPADGVYAGWLVDAHGTRWPTAISVGSNPTFENVPRQVEAHVLDRPEEPVEDFDLYGQEVAVEFVERLRGMVAYEGVDRLVAQMDDDVARARRILAAEA, translated from the coding sequence GTGTTCCGCTGGCGCAAGCTCACTGACGTCCCCCCGGGCACCGGCCCGTCCGTGGTCACCATCGGCAACTTCGACGGCGTCCACCGGGGGCACCAGCAGGTGATGCGCCGGCTCGTGGCCACCGCCCGCGAGCGCGGCTGGTCCTCCGTGGTCGTGACCTTCGACCCGCACCCCGCCCAGGTGCACCGGCCCGGGGCCCACCCCGGGCTGATCATGGGCACCGAGGACAAGCTCGACGCCCTGGAGGACACGGGCGTCGACGCGGTGCTCGTGCTGGAGTACACCCCGGAGCTGGCCGCGCAGACCACCGAGGAGTTCGTGCTCGGGGCCCTGGTCGGGCCCCTGGGCGCCCGGTGCCTGGTCGTCGGCTCCGACACCCGCCTGGGCCGGGACAACACCGGCAACGTCGACACGCTGCGGGCGCTGGGGCGGCGCCACGGCTTCGAGGTCGTCGTCGTCGACGACCTGCTCGACCCCGCCCCCGAGGCCGACGCGCACGCCCCGGAGGCCGTCGCCGGGCGGCGGTGCTCCTCCACGTGGATCCGCTCCTGCCTGCAGGCCGGCGACGTCCGGGCCGCGGCCCGGCTGCTCGGGCGCAACCACCGGGTGCGGGGCGAGGTCGTGCACGGGGCGGCCCGGGGCCGGGAGCTGGGCTACCCGACGGCGAACCTCGCCCCGGACGCGGTCGGGTTCGTCCCCGCCGACGGCGTCTACGCCGGGTGGCTCGTCGACGCCCACGGCACCCGGTGGCCCACGGCGATCTCCGTCGGGTCGAACCCGACCTTCGAGAACGTGCCCCGCCAGGTCGAGGCCCACGTGCTCGACCGCCCGGAGGAGCCGGTGGAGGACTTCGACCTCTACGGCCAGGAGGTCGCGGTGGAGTTCGTGGAGCGGCTGCGCGGGATGGTCGCCTACGAGGGCGTGGACCGGCTCGTGGCGCAGATGGACGACGACGTCGCCCGCGCCCGGCGGATCCTCGCCGCCGAGGCCTGA
- the dapB gene encoding 4-hydroxy-tetrahydrodipicolinate reductase, producing the protein MGSEAVQAVRRAEGLQLVAELGSEDSLEALVAAGAQVVVDLTVPSATEANVRFAVEHGIHAVVGTTGWDEESLDRLRALLERHPGTGVLIAPNFSIGAVLAMRFSALAARFFESVEIVELHHPDKVDAPSGTAARTAALVGRARREAGVAPSPDATQQDPHGARGAVVEDVHVHSVRLRGLVAHQETLLGGTGEQLTIRHDSFDRISFMTGVVLAVREVGSRPGLTHGLEGYLDLGL; encoded by the coding sequence ATGGGCAGCGAGGCCGTGCAGGCCGTGCGCCGCGCCGAGGGCCTGCAGCTGGTCGCGGAGCTCGGCTCGGAGGACTCCCTCGAGGCTCTCGTGGCCGCCGGCGCGCAGGTCGTCGTCGACCTCACCGTGCCCTCGGCCACCGAGGCCAACGTGCGCTTCGCCGTCGAGCACGGCATCCACGCCGTCGTGGGCACCACGGGCTGGGACGAGGAGTCCCTCGACCGGCTGCGCGCGCTGCTGGAGCGCCACCCCGGCACCGGCGTGCTGATCGCCCCCAACTTCTCCATCGGCGCGGTCCTGGCCATGCGCTTCTCCGCCCTCGCCGCCCGCTTCTTCGAGTCGGTCGAGATCGTCGAGCTGCACCACCCGGACAAGGTCGACGCCCCCTCGGGCACGGCCGCGCGCACCGCGGCCCTGGTCGGGCGCGCCCGCCGCGAGGCCGGGGTGGCCCCGTCCCCGGACGCCACCCAGCAGGACCCGCACGGGGCCCGCGGGGCCGTGGTCGAGGACGTGCACGTGCACTCGGTGCGGCTGCGCGGGCTGGTCGCCCACCAGGAGACCCTGCTCGGCGGCACCGGCGAGCAGCTGACGATCCGCCACGACTCCTTCGACCGGATCTCCTTCATGACCGGCGTGGTCCTCGCCGTGCGCGAGGTCGGCTCCCGTCCCGGGCTCACCCACGGGCTCGAGGGCTACCTCGACCTGGGGCTGTGA
- the dapA gene encoding 4-hydroxy-tetrahydrodipicolinate synthase yields the protein MTASPETPRTDRPAAEDRPLFGTLLTAMITVFAEDGSVDLDGTVGVAQQLVDDGCDGLVVCGTTGEYSTMTDEENLSVFRAVKDALGGRVPLLAGTGSNDTEHSRHLSREAEKIGMDGLLIVTPYYNKPTQAGVEAHFRSLADSVDLPIMLYDIPGRTGIPLEPETLISLAAHPNIVAVKDAKADLFAATRVLAETDLLYYSGDDGLTLPWMAIGAAGLIGVTTHVATARYRELVDAVRAGDLATARRINFELEPVVRATMTRAPGAVAAKTILTWQGRLPHPTVRLPHVPLTPAEAALVRADLEGSVLAGTLLETID from the coding sequence ATGACTGCTTCACCGGAGACCCCGCGCACCGACCGCCCCGCGGCCGAGGACCGGCCCCTGTTCGGGACCCTGCTCACGGCCATGATCACCGTCTTCGCCGAGGACGGCTCCGTGGACCTCGACGGCACCGTCGGCGTCGCGCAGCAGCTGGTCGACGACGGCTGCGACGGGCTCGTGGTGTGCGGCACCACCGGGGAGTACTCCACGATGACCGACGAGGAGAACCTCTCGGTGTTCCGCGCCGTCAAGGACGCCCTCGGCGGGCGCGTGCCCCTGCTGGCCGGCACCGGCTCCAACGACACCGAGCACTCCCGCCACCTGTCCCGGGAGGCCGAGAAGATCGGCATGGACGGGCTGCTCATCGTCACCCCGTACTACAACAAGCCCACCCAGGCCGGGGTGGAGGCCCACTTCCGCAGCCTCGCGGACTCCGTGGACCTGCCCATCATGCTCTACGACATCCCCGGCCGCACCGGCATCCCCCTCGAGCCGGAGACCCTGATCTCCCTGGCCGCCCACCCCAACATCGTGGCCGTCAAGGACGCCAAGGCGGACCTGTTCGCCGCGACCCGGGTGCTGGCCGAGACCGACCTGCTCTACTACTCCGGCGACGACGGCCTGACCCTGCCCTGGATGGCGATCGGCGCCGCCGGGCTGATCGGCGTCACCACGCACGTGGCCACCGCCCGCTACCGCGAGCTCGTCGACGCGGTGCGCGCCGGCGACCTGGCGACCGCCCGCCGGATCAACTTCGAGCTCGAGCCCGTGGTCCGCGCGACCATGACCCGGGCCCCCGGCGCCGTGGCCGCCAAGACGATCCTCACGTGGCAGGGCCGCCTGCCGCACCCCACCGTGCGCCTGCCGCACGTGCCCCTCACGCCGGCCGAGGCCGCCCTGGTCCGCGCGGACCTCGAGGGCTCCGTCCTCGCCGGCACCCTTCTCGAGACCATCGACTGA
- the rpsO gene encoding 30S ribosomal protein S15 gives MALDAAVKQQIITEYATHEGDTGSPEVQIAVLTRRISDLTEHLKQHKHDHHTRRGLMALVGRRRRMLTYLRDTDITRYRSLIERLGLRR, from the coding sequence GTGGCACTCGACGCCGCCGTCAAGCAGCAGATCATCACGGAGTACGCGACCCACGAGGGCGACACCGGTTCGCCCGAGGTGCAGATCGCGGTGCTGACCCGACGGATCTCGGACCTCACCGAGCACCTGAAGCAGCACAAGCACGACCACCACACCCGCCGCGGCCTGATGGCCCTGGTCGGTCGCCGCCGCCGCATGCTGACCTACCTGCGCGACACCGACATCACGCGCTACCGCTCGCTCATCGAGCGGCTCGGCCTGCGCCGCTAG